The following are encoded together in the Gopherus evgoodei ecotype Sinaloan lineage chromosome 17, rGopEvg1_v1.p, whole genome shotgun sequence genome:
- the MIS12 gene encoding protein MIS12 homolog, protein MSVNPMAYEAQFFGFTPQTCMLRVYIAFQDYLFEMMLVVERVILKKLEGFPDSKISPFQIRKSTEKFLLFMKERFDHLFSKMEQMLLQLVLNIPKNVLLPEDKVHEQYPYSKEQFQTLQGEIDQLQKQYKVEVSAGQALLAELEEQKMVQAELEKTLQWFDGLETICREHGTSNLKESFAFLTQTSKKLQDILKEVEKKNKRLQKSKLDVV, encoded by the coding sequence ATGTCAGTGAATCCTATGGCATATGAAGCCCAGTTCTTTGGTTTTACCCCTCAGACATGTATGCTTAGGGTCTACATTGCATTTCAAGACTACCTGTTTGAAATGATGCTGGTTGTGGAGAGAGTCATTCTGAAGAAACTAGAAGGCTTTCCTGACTCTAAGATCAGTCCATTCCAAATCCGTAAGAGCACAGagaaatttcttctcttcatgaaGGAGCGCTTTGATCACCTCTTCAGCAAAATGGAACAAATGCTTTTGCAGTTAGTGTTAAACATCCCTAAAAATGTTTTACTTCCTGAAGACAAGGTCCACGAGCAGTATCCCTACAGTAAGGAACAGTTTCAAACTCTGCAAGGTGAAATTGATCAACTACAGAAACAATACAAGGTTGAAGTGTCTGCTGGACAGGCCCTTTTAGCAGAATTAGAAGAACAGAAAATGGTTCAGGCAGAACTTGAGAAGACCCTCCAGTGGTTTGATGGGCTTGAGACCATATGCAGAGAGCACGGGACTAGCAATTTAAAGGAAAGCTTTGCATTCTTGACGCAAACTTCTAAGAAACTGCAAGATATACTAAAGGAagttgaaaagaaaaacaaaagattgCAAAAAAGTAAACTCGATGTAGTGTAA
- the DERL2 gene encoding derlin-2 isoform X2 → MAYQTFRQEYLQVPPVTRAYTTACFLTTAAVQLELITPFQLYFNPELIFKHFQVWRLITNYLFFGPVGFNFLFNMIFLYRYCRMLEEGSFRGRTADFVFMFLFGGLLMTLFGLFVNLVFLGQAFTIMLVYVWSRRNPYVRMNFFGLLIFQAPFLPWVLMGFSLLLGNSIIVDLLVPLPAKRKGLSRHVGYLCFDALLDRDRSWTHIFFLRGYLS, encoded by the exons ATGGCGTACCAGACCTTCCGGCAGGAGTACCTGCAGGTGCCGCCCGTTACCCGGGCCTACACCACCGCCTGCTTCCTCACCACCGCCGCCGTG CAACTAGAACTAATCACACCATTTCAACTGTATTTTAACCCCGAATTAATATTTAAACACTTTCAA GTATGGCGGTTGATTACAAACTACTTATTTTTTGGGCCAGttggatttaattttttatttaatatgattttttt ATATCGTTACTGCCGAATGCTTGAGGAAGGGTCTTTCCGAGGTCGGACGGCAGACTTTGTATTTATGTTCCTTTTTGGTGGACTTTTAATGACT CTTTTTGGCTTGTTTGTGAACTTGGTTTTCCTGGGTCAGGCCTTTACTATAATGCTCGTGTATGTGTGGAGCCGCAGGAATCCCTACGTCCGTATGAACTTTTTTGGTCTTCTCATCTTCCAGGCCCCATTTCTGCCCTGGGTCCTCATGGGCTTTTCATTGCTATTGGGGAACTCCATCATTGTGGATCTTTTGG TACCTCTTCCTGCAAAGAGAAAGGGGTTATCAAGGCATGTTGGCTATTTATGCTTTGATGCACTACTAGACAG GGATCGCAGTTGGACACATATATTTTTTCTTAGAGGATATCTTTCCTAA
- the DERL2 gene encoding derlin-2 isoform X1, which yields MAYQTFRQEYLQVPPVTRAYTTACFLTTAAVQLELITPFQLYFNPELIFKHFQVWRLITNYLFFGPVGFNFLFNMIFLYRYCRMLEEGSFRGRTADFVFMFLFGGLLMTLFGLFVNLVFLGQAFTIMLVYVWSRRNPYVRMNFFGLLIFQAPFLPWVLMGFSLLLGNSIIVDLLGIAVGHIYFFLEDIFPNQPGGGRLLKTPSILKAIFDTPEDDPNYNPLPEERPGGFAWGEGQRLGG from the exons ATGGCGTACCAGACCTTCCGGCAGGAGTACCTGCAGGTGCCGCCCGTTACCCGGGCCTACACCACCGCCTGCTTCCTCACCACCGCCGCCGTG CAACTAGAACTAATCACACCATTTCAACTGTATTTTAACCCCGAATTAATATTTAAACACTTTCAA GTATGGCGGTTGATTACAAACTACTTATTTTTTGGGCCAGttggatttaattttttatttaatatgattttttt ATATCGTTACTGCCGAATGCTTGAGGAAGGGTCTTTCCGAGGTCGGACGGCAGACTTTGTATTTATGTTCCTTTTTGGTGGACTTTTAATGACT CTTTTTGGCTTGTTTGTGAACTTGGTTTTCCTGGGTCAGGCCTTTACTATAATGCTCGTGTATGTGTGGAGCCGCAGGAATCCCTACGTCCGTATGAACTTTTTTGGTCTTCTCATCTTCCAGGCCCCATTTCTGCCCTGGGTCCTCATGGGCTTTTCATTGCTATTGGGGAACTCCATCATTGTGGATCTTTTGG GGATCGCAGTTGGACACATATATTTTTTCTTAGAGGATATCTTTCCTAATCAGCCTGGTGGTGGACGGCTTCTGAAAACACCATCTATTTT GAAAGCAATCTTCGATACACCAGAAGATGATCCCAATTACAATCCGCTGCCCGAAGAGCGACCAGGAGGATTTGCATGGGGTGAAGGTCAGCGCCTGGGAGGCTAA